A stretch of DNA from Anopheles ziemanni chromosome 3, idAnoZiCoDA_A2_x.2, whole genome shotgun sequence:
TgcaaacgcaaacgcaaacgcaaCTGTAGCTAACTGAATCCCCCACAATTTCATCACTACTCCGCCTCGGCGTTCAATCTGTTGTCCCCGTTTGCCGTTTGCCAAAAAACACCACCCCACCCCACACTGGGGGTGGGCGGGAAAATCGACGGTGGTTACTGCTTTCATCATCTCACTGGCGGCGAGGGGTTGAAGGGTGGGTGGACATGGGGTGCGCGGATGGTTTGGGGCTTCGATTGCGACTCTTTTCGCCTCGCAAATGAAAGATGAAAGCGGTGAAAGCTTCTCGAGTACGGTTTTTCGGTGCGTGCAATGTTGTACGTGTGTATGGGATGtagaaggttttttttgtccctTCAGTTTTCTCATTCCGTATCCTAGCAGCAAACTCCATCAAccgcacaccaacacacataccCAACCACCCACGCAAGCCTGAATCcattacaaaaaagaaaaatggcaaaaccATTCCTTGAAGGGGTCGTTTTTCGGTTTGTGTTGCGTAAAACATATAACATAGAGGCAACGTTAATATTAGTGTAGTACCTTATGACTCTTTAGACGAAATTCATTCATCGGAATCTTTCATCGAAGATTTATTCAGATTGATTTGTGAATCTttcgggattcgaatctcaaaacGTTGATGAATCCTTCGaaacattaatgaatcttcatgaacactagaactaccgcaGTCTTAACGCTTGAAACTCTACCGCGATTTatgtttaatattaaaaaaaaaattatttttgaacacaTCAAAATTAACATTCTATTGGATGTGTGAAAGTtatgcattaacatttggtagaattgtttaaccttaagaaaaaaaatgtgattgaaaaagtcCTAACCAGTGAAATTGAATGGTTCTAGTGTTAACGAATCTTCATCATTCTTTGATTGGCGTTCATGAAGCGATCAAAACTAAAAAGTGGTCttctttttgcattttttctttGAGATTCTTTTACTGAATCTTTGAGATTCATGTATCTGAATCGGAACTGCACAGCTCTTATTAATATATAAACAAATAGAAGGTCGAAATTGATAAAAGTATGCTCCATTTGCAACACCATTCCAAACAATCGAAGCAAGATATCGTACAACCTATGGAATTCTTGGATTGAGGCATTTGGGTCAATTGCAGGGAAAGCTTTATTAGTCCAGAACAAAATTTGATTGATATGAAAGGTTTAGATTCGTGATTGCTAACTAGTAGCAAAGATGCGTAATGCGTTAAAAGCACGCTCcatataattttcaattacgaTTTGTTATACTGTGTAGCTCAAGCTAAAGTTTAAAGGAAACAGTTCTCTGACACAGTTCAACACAGTTTTCTTCTCTAGCTCATGGGCAATTAGCCTTCAAGCGGGCGAACTAATgtgaaaagttatttttttaactaagTCACGCCGAAATTCTAATTGGGTGAAGAAGGAGCATATCCTTAattggtcaaaaattttcttttagtcAAGCGCCTCGCACAAGGGTGAGtcagtctcggttgggattcgaacccacatCGCCTCATCGGTCATGGGTCAATTTTCTTACCGGCCTAATCGCTCGGCTGTCCAGGACCGCCGATGCAATACGTCAAAAGCGGGTTATGTTAGTTCATTTGTAACTTATAAAAACAAGGACGATAAGCTCTTTCGATTTTGATCGAATATGTTCTATATTTTCATCGGTTTATTGTTGAATTCCAACTGAAATGGAGAGCTTCGCTTTTGGAAACACACCGACACCTACGTGGGAACCTTTCCGTCcccaaaatgtttgattttctagAGCACTAGCACTTGACGCGAACGCAGCTTTGCCGGCGCATTTTCCCTGCTCgaaagcaaaaacacacacacacacacgcacgctaGTGCATATTTATGTATCGACCCCCGCCACCGAGAGGCGTCAGAAGTTTCGCTCTCGGCCGGATCTTCTCACTTGCTCGCGTCGGTGAAAAGTCGCCCGACCGGAAGTAGTGGTATTTCCATCTTTGCGCCAATGACCGTTGAGTGGGTGGGGGCTGGTGGTTTGGGTGAGGGCGAAGGTGGGTTCGAAGCACTGCACCGACATTGGTGGCGCATTCGTTGGAGCGTAACAACACAGCCAAGCTTGGCAGGTAGTGTGTTGCCATGGAAATCTGTCAAACGTTTCCCCACCGCCACTACTGGGGGTGATGGTGGGTGGAACAGGGGAGGAAACGGTGGGCGGTGGGTAGTGTTTAAATCGAATTTTGCTGAAACCCTACTCAAGTGCGCGTGGCCTCGCGATTCGAACCCCCccggagggggagggagggtggcTTTTTTCGTATTCAAATAaggagtgaaaaacaaaacaaaacggaaccaacaaaaacaaaaatcagccTCATCAATTCTAACCTCATTCCGCGCGCCTCGGGTCCGCAGACGGAAATCGAACGCAGCGAAGCACCAGTACCGTCCGTAGCgtcatacacgcacacacacacacaccatcacACGGCGCACGTATATTAAATTTCTGATAGAAGTCCTTCGCCCAGAGACGGCTCCTCTTTTTTGCGCCGCTTGTGTGTTCCGCCCGTTAGGGTTAGGATACGTACGGGAAAAGGTTTTCCCCTGCTTCCTTCCTGCTTTACCGTGCTTCCTCTCCCTCCAGGACCGCTTCGTTCACATGTCCtgcgtgcgtgtttgtttgcgtACGGGAAATAGGTGGATGATGGAGTGGCGTGTGGGGTGCTGGTGTGGTACCTGATCGGAGAGGAAATTGGTGAACACACCCGGGGATGGGGTGCAGTACAGGAAGAAGGGCGGGGAGGGCCAGTACCGCACAGGATGGGACACCGTTGATTTGTGCTGTGCGGTGGAATCCGAAAGCGGGCAAACGGAAGAAGGACTGCATGCGTAATGGTGTGCGTAAACAAAGCGCAAGTACGACCGCCCCTTTCGCGCCCCATCTCCACCGGCCACTGCCTCTCCAAGGGGGCAAAGGACACGAGACCGAGATAACGCAGATCGTTTCTccttgtgtgcgtgtgaaagagaaagagtgagGTAGACAGGGGATgggaaaagaagggaaaaatggtGGAGCCTTCGGTGGTGTTGTGCCCGAACTAGGTTTTGCCTGCGTTGTCCTTTGGTGAAAATTTCACTGCCTCGTTTTCGACGATGCCGTGGCCAGGGATGGGGAAGAGGGAATAGGGTGGGAAGGATTTATAGAGCAGGGAAGATTGAAAGGACACTTTTCGCGTTGGTGTGCCGGTCCGGGTTTGCTTTAATAAAATTTCCGAATTTTCGCCGAGCGCTGTCCGTccgcgttttttttccccgttatTTTGGTGTCGGTTCTATAGCTCCCCCCTGAACAATCGTTCCctcttgttttccatttccattgttgggggtggttgttttttgtccCTAAAAGCCAACATTTAATTTCTGGACAACCAGATTCCGTTCTGGTAATCGATATTCGACaggagatttttgtttgtgccgAACCCGTTCCATCCACCACAAGCACGAGAACATTCTCAAGTTAAGCATCGAACGCGTAGTTCTGTTTGCAAAATGACACACGTTGAGccgtaagaaaaaaacaaaatgaaacaaaagtaagaaagaaagaaagaaaacccttTTCGGCAGGGGTTGAGACCATTCGAAGTCTATGATAAGGAACCATCTGCGCTGGCCCTGCCAACAGCTGCCCGATAACGTGAACCAAATGCTTTCTAAAGTGAAAGAGACGAATCAATAtgctaataaaaaaaataatgctacACAGTTCTATGCTACGTTGAGGGTGCTGCTTAGAGATAACACTAATTCTAGCATACAATCACAGCTGCAAACTTTGTTCtgttaaaaaatagtttttttttaagaaatcGAAGATATAAACACACGCACCCAACGGGCAACGGTGTCCAAAAGTGTGTGCATCCTAggagaaatgataaaaattccCAGAAAAGCGTTTACTCATCGACAACCGTGGTTCACAGCTTTACAGCTCGCAAACGTGACGGCGATTGGTGCAAAGTAGCGATGACGATTAACTGATAAGCGGCTGCTAATGCAAATAAGTGCCAAACGGGACGGACCAACGTTGAGACGGGCAAGAACAGTTAAAAACGCTACAGTTTAGCGTGCTTACTCGGCTTCTGTTCTGTTACAGTATTGCTAGCAGATGATGATAAAAATATGGTGCCTACAAGTAATATGAGCGACCTTTATTGGTGTGTGAACAATGGTTATCAGCGTCTCACCGAAAGTGTTCCGCACACGCCGTCGTGTCATTTATAATTGTCTAGTTTAgtgcaaaaagaaacaacacggACTTTTGGGACATGCGTAGAGTAACCGCCGGAAGAGTTGACGTCAGCGAGATCAATGGCTAGCGTTAggcggaaaattaatttccctcGCACGAGGCTAGCTGCTGCAATCTGGGGCCTTCTATGGTGGTCCCACTAGCGGTCAACAACTAGTGGTGTATAGCATCGCCCATTCCCACCCACACTCCCATTCTCTCCGTTGTCTCCGACGTTGTAGCCATGAacgcgctgctgctgccgtcgCCTGTTTCGTGATCCGACAACAGCGACGTGGCCAAGCATGCAATTGATTGCATGCATGCCTAATTAATACGGTCTCCATCCGGTGGCGCTTGCTGTGTTTCCGCCCGCTTTCCGAGATGACACGGAACACCTTTCGGGTGTCCTCTGGGGGGTTAGGAAAGTGGTGCAGTGACAGGGTTATGTATTTTCTGCTGTGTCACCTAACAAAACACCACACAACTTTGCACGACGACCATCGTTGTGTCAGGATGGTGATTTGTTCAAAGAGCAAAAGTATCCGTATTTAGATTTATCTAAGCTAATGAGCATTCTCTTATCGCGCAAATAGGCTTGGagacattttttattaaaagctCGATAATTTTTACTTAAATATATCACCCTTCAAAATGTGGCAAAGAATACAGTTTTGAACACTTCAATTAAATACATATTGCATACTATTTTATTTGTAACTTACATATGCTGAACACTGAAgagcatgttttattttcccaattATCTTTAACTAATAATCCTCCCTTTACTCTTgactttttttccccaacaGTTGCCCTGGAGGAGGAACGAAACAGCCCTAACAGTGccggcggaggaggaggaggtggcgggggtggtggtgccggtggAGGCGGTGGCAGTGAGCGGGGCGAACAGCTGAACCCAAAGCAGCGCCACCAGATGAAGCAGCGGGAACTGTTCCTGTCGCGGCAAGTCGAAACCCTGCCGGCCACCCAAATCCGGGGCCGGTGCTCGGTGACGCTGCTGAACGAGGAGGAATCGTTGCTCAGCTACTTGAACAAAGACGTGAGTAGTAGTAAAGGATCGACTTCCAACCCGGCGATTGCGATTTGCAAGGGAAGAAGGAGGGCAGGAGTTGTGCACCCACAGCTGGTGGCGGAAGGATTTGCAGAGtgcttgttgttttgattgcggCAGGGTGAAACCTACTAAACCggagggttgtttttcttctttgtggATGAACTATTCGCAGGACACGTTCTTCTACTGCCTCGTGTTCGACCCGACCCAGAAGACGCTGCTGGCGGACAAGGGGGAGATCCGGGTCGGTGCCCGCTACCAGACGGACCTGCAGCAGCTGCTGAAGACGGGCGAGAAGGACGAACGTAACCTGGAGGAGCTGGAGACGCTCGTCTGGACGCCCCAGCACTCGCTCaccgacaagaagatcgaccAATTCCTGGTGGTGTCCCGGTCGGTCGGGACGTTTGCACGCGCGCTCGACTGTACCAGCTCGGTGAAGCAACCGTCCCTGCACATGTCTGCCGCTGCCGCAAGCCGTGATATTACCTTAGTGAGTTCCACCTAGCTGAATCACCTGTCGTCAAAAAAACCCATGGCCTAACCTAACCTCTGGTCTCCctgctttttttctcatccCTCCCCCGACAGTTTCATGCAATGGATACACTACACAAACACAACTATTCGATAGAGACTGCTATGTGTTCGCTGGTGCCGTCGAGCGGGCCAGTACTGTGCCGGGACGAGATGGAAGAGTGGAGCGCCTCGGAGGCGAACCTGTTCGAGGACGCGCTCGAAAAGTACGGCAAGGACTTCAACGATATCAGAAACGACTTTGTGAGTAAACGGCAGTAAAGTACCTTTCGAGGATTTTTCTTACTAACCGATAAGTGCTTCGACGAGAGGGAAAGAGGGACCGTGGAATCATCGTATGGTATCGTTCATTTTTCCACTAACCGAATGTTCCCCTTCTATTGCAGCTTCCGTGGAAAACGCTGAAAAGCATAGTGGAATACTACTACATGTGGAAGACGACCGACCGGTACGTGCAACAGAAGCGCGTGAAGGCGGTCGAGGCGGAATCGAAGCTGAAGCAGGTCTACATTCCGAACTACACCAAACCGAGCCCGGCCCTGATcacgaacaacaacaagagCATCCTGAATGGTAACTCCAATGGCGGCAGCGTGGACATGATGATGTACAGTAGCAGCAGGGCGTGTGAATCTTGTGCCACCACGGCGTCACCGCAGGTAGGGAACCGGGGTTTCCCTGTGGCTTGTGGAACCTTGTAATAATAAACCATTCGTCCCCTGCTCGATAGTGGTACTCCTGGGGTCCGGTGCACCTCAGCAATCGGCTGTGCCAGAACTGCTGGAACTATTGGAAGCGATACGGAGGCCTTAAAGTTGCGTCCAGGTTAGCGGACAACGGCGAGATCGATCCGGCGGCCACGCTGAACAGCGGCAGCACCGCGTCACCGGTTTCGCTGAAAAAGCGCAACCCCGGCAGTGATATCGATGATGATCTGACGATCGTGGCGAGTTCCGGGCCACTCGCTGTCGCCGCCTCCGTTGGCATCGGGACAACAAACGCCGGTGCACCCGGTGTGGCCGGTGCTGGACTGAACAACCATCGACCGCACAGGTATGTTTAAGTGGCACACAATAAACACCTTCGGCAGTCTTACTTACCCTCACATTGCGTTTTACAGTCCATCCTTCAAATGCTCGATCGTGAACTGTGGCAAAGAGTTCAAGCTGAAAGCTCACCTGGCGCGGCACTACACCCAAGCGCACGGCATCCAGATCCGGTCCGGCTCGCCCCGGCCAATCATGAAGACGCGGACGGCGTTCTACCTACACACGACCCTGACGACGCGTCTCTCGCGGCAGCTGTGTCGGCACATTATCCGCTCGAAAAAGGCTGCCCGTCAACCGTCGTACGCGATCAATATTGCCAGCGTCAAGCAGGAATGTAAGTGAGGCTATTTTAAGATGAAACTACAATCTATTGTCCAACGCTAACGGGAAATTCGTTCGCATTACAGTTGCTCACGCCGAAGCGGGAAAAAGTATAGCTGAGATTCGACGGTTGCTGACCTTCCGCAAGAAAGATCGCGGCAGTGTAACGCACATCGCCAACCGGCTCGGCAATCCGGGCGCCACCGTCGGTGACTGGTTGTTGCTGACGCCGAAGGAGAACATGCCAAAGCCGGACGTGGTGGCTTTCCCGAAGCCTCCGAAAGCTCCGGATGGCACGCTGCTGTACGAGCGGATACCAAATAAGTGTGATGCCGCGGCGGAGGCGGCAAGTAAGCAGCTGAACGCAAGCGTAGCGCTCGGTGGAGTAGCCTCAAACCTCGCCGGAACCGTAGGTAGTGCGCTCAGTGGAAAATTGGCCCCGTTGGTTGGCGCTGGCGGGCTAGCGGTTACACCGATCGTACTCGGTGCGAGCAATAGTAGCAACAGTTCCTCCAGCTCCAGCTGTTCGGCCGTGGCCGGCGGTGCTTCGGCTGTCAGTGGAGGTGGCGGTGCTGTCGCCGGTAGTGGTGGAATGTCGTCGATGAACCTTCACGCGACCTCACTCACAACAAACAGCTCCTCGTCCGGCATGGGCGCGATGgcaggaggtggtggtggtggtgttgcctCCTCCGGGGCGACCTCACTCAAACGACGGACGTACGAGGAAGCAAACGGTGTTGACGGTAAGTTGTAGGGTGTTACATCGGAACACGGAGAGAGTGACATGCTTgtcataattattattttttccattcgttatttgtttttccgtgCAGCTATTGCGCCCCCTGCTAAACGGCCGAACAAGGACCCCATGCCCTCGCATCGGCCTACACCGGAGCAGTACGCGGCGATGATTGCTGCGGCACAATCTGCCGGTCAACCCCTTCCACGACATCATGTAAGATTCAAACCTTTGCTAAAAATATCATGATTTAAAGATGAGCCAATGAAACTATTCTAACAAATGTTCATCAATCGGTCTTCCAGATGAATGGCAAACCAAAAATCGCCCAAATGGCTAGAACAGGTTCTGGACGGAAGCAAGTGATCAGCTGGAACGATGCCCCGGATGATGTGTTTTACCGTTCTACCAAAGCTGGCCGGTAAGTAATCCCGTGCGCTCGGGGTCTATTAAATAAAAGACCTCATTtaacaaaagaaacattcaTTGACCTATTTTCCGTCCATccccaaaaaaggaaattgcGGCGAGAGATTCCAATTGTTGAGCTTCGCCGTGCCGCCCGGAAACCATGGCGAAGTCTGCACCCGAAGTACTCGGCGATCGTGGCCGCGCTCTTGCCCGTGGTCACGACAACCCCCGCCAACCTTCCAGCTCAGCTGACAGCCCAGCTGGGTCACGCGGCACAACTGGCCGCCGCCAGTGTTGCCCAGCATCCCACCGCGGCCAACCTTAATCTCAATCTCAATGCAgcggctgctgcggctgcCGCGTTGGCCAGCGTTCATCCTCTGGCCGCGGCCTCATCGCTCGCACTCAGCGGGACGCTCGGTGGGAGTGGAGGATCCATTCTTTCGCCCGTCGGTGGTGG
This window harbors:
- the LOC131289831 gene encoding metastasis-associated protein MTA1, whose product is MKETAAIQTSATMTTNMYRVGDYVYVETSSTTPYQIRRIDELNKTPNGNVEAKVMCFYRRRDLPTPLVQLADKHQMATSEDSPAAMKLKKMWLKTPVSEEQAAQAVLDPALVALEEERNSPNSAGGGGGGGGGGGAGGGGGSERGEQLNPKQRHQMKQRELFLSRQVETLPATQIRGRCSVTLLNEEESLLSYLNKDDTFFYCLVFDPTQKTLLADKGEIRVGARYQTDLQQLLKTGEKDERNLEELETLVWTPQHSLTDKKIDQFLVVSRSVGTFARALDCTSSVKQPSLHMSAAAASRDITLFHAMDTLHKHNYSIETAMCSLVPSSGPVLCRDEMEEWSASEANLFEDALEKYGKDFNDIRNDFLPWKTLKSIVEYYYMWKTTDRYVQQKRVKAVEAESKLKQVYIPNYTKPSPALITNNNKSILNGNSNGGSVDMMMYSSSRACESCATTASPQWYSWGPVHLSNRLCQNCWNYWKRYGGLKVASRLADNGEIDPAATLNSGSTASPVSLKKRNPGSDIDDDLTIVASSGPLAVAASVGIGTTNAGAPGVAGAGLNNHRPHSPSFKCSIVNCGKEFKLKAHLARHYTQAHGIQIRSGSPRPIMKTRTAFYLHTTLTTRLSRQLCRHIIRSKKAARQPSYAINIASVKQEFAHAEAGKSIAEIRRLLTFRKKDRGSVTHIANRLGNPGATVGDWLLLTPKENMPKPDVVAFPKPPKAPDGTLLYERIPNKCDAAAEAASKQLNASVALGGVASNLAGTVGSALSGKLAPLVGAGGLAVTPIVLGASNSSNSSSSSSCSAVAGGASAVSGGGGAVAGSGGMSSMNLHATSLTTNSSSSGMGAMAGGGGGGVASSGATSLKRRTYEEANGVDAIAPPAKRPNKDPMPSHRPTPEQYAAMIAAAQSAGQPLPRHHMNGKPKIAQMARTGSGRKQVISWNDAPDDVFYRSTKAGRKLRREIPIVELRRAARKPWRSLHPKYSAIVAALLPVVTTTPANLPAQLTAQLGHAAQLAAASVAQHPTAANLNLNLNAAAAAAAALASVHPLAAASSLALSGTLGGSGGSILSPVGGGPSASSSAPASSSAAATAAVLSNSSSSANNNSSNSSSTVTNNSSSSGGASGSATTATDSNNSDLQVVILD